From Tripterygium wilfordii isolate XIE 37 chromosome 13, ASM1340144v1, whole genome shotgun sequence, the proteins below share one genomic window:
- the LOC120012135 gene encoding protein NETWORKED 1B-like, with the protein MATSLHSESRRLYSWWWDSHISPKNSKWLQDNLNDMDSKVKAMIKLIEEDADSFARRAEMYYKKRPELMKLVEEFYRAYRALAERYDHATVELRQAHRTMAQAFPDQVPYVLADESPSGSSNPEAEPQTPAVLHGPHPIGVLLDKEDFHKDALEDSDSDVLKRGLKQLNEMFGSGVTPQNSKIAEGRTKRGLKVHEAIDSGQSLQDNASDLSIEKWFPNIQDFSETDWAVKAENEVQTIKKALAEVHAEKEAVIFHYQQTLKKLSGLERELNHAQNDAGGLDERANRAEIEIKILKEALSKLEVERDAAFLQYNQSLEKISSLETMISAVQESTKGLNERAMKAEVEAETLKQELSRLEAEKETDFLKYEQCLEMVSLLQIRISLAEENAGMLNEQTERAETESKVLKQALSELNKEKEAAALRYEQCLEKISKMETEISHAQEDARRMNNEILMGAAKLKDVEEHCAVLDRSKQSLQEEAENLAQKIAMKDQECLKKQNEMEKLQISLQNEHSRFQEVEATLQTLQKLHSQSQEEQKALTSELQNKLQMLKDLETCNHDLQEDLQRIKEENQSLNELKSSSSYSIMNMQSEISSWKEIKEKLEEEVALQVEQSNALQQEIYHVKEELGILNLRYQSLMQQVQAVGLSPECLGSSVKNLQKENSELREACRKDSDEKQALYDKVSDRDIILEKNTILKCSVSELNAMLEGSREKVRELQESCQFLQGEKYSLVAEKVIILGQLQIMAKNMQKIFEKNASLESSLSAANAQLDNLRVKSKGLEDFCQLLQNEKSNLLQERGSLVTQLENVEKRLGNLEKRFAKLEDKYVDMEKEKVSTLSQVEQLQASFSVEQNQRACYMQSSESRFAYLENHVHLLQEERKSRKEYFEEELEKAVNAQVEIFILQKFIEHLEGKNFSLLIECQKHIEASKLSNKLISELESENLEQQVELEFLSDEIEKLRMAIHQVFRALQYDVVHEQEDKIELEQISLPHFLNSIEGLKYSLLSYDDEKQQLLVENSLLLAILGELKLESVELQSEKKNLEGEFEFITEQHGSLQKDKHELLEINRKLRLKVSKGEEKEEESKAKLEIIKAENQHLNETVEKLHKELHNVTDLSDQLNHQILVSEDFLKEKAVELMEAEKSLKSTVNMNTELCGTVYELKSEYEESKLINQIMEKKLLELSKDSAHQKNEIDHLRAFNENMEYEVGALHLEINEHRTREQHLSSELQERRNEFELWEAEAASFYFDLQASSIHEVLLEDKVHELTGVCESLQNESTTKSVEVDEMKERVEILENEVGGLKAELSAYVPVIASLRDNIASLEHNALLRRKLCAAENQEQMGAELADNEISCQELEEGHDAVVAGGISDLLKIQATIKAVEKAMIEEMDTLAMQECIETNKKLESTMQKAESGNPSHQENNIHLEDRGYGNELQEVIQLPKTKSEISEVKNGILMKDILLDQVSDSSLYGTSDRETGAGNDQMLDQWESVERHTFDATANDLKKQRQRGKPPTVTNKSHRYKDVMQRNVHRSTELQVEKELGVDKQEFHTQNREPNEEGKKGKILERLASDTHKLASLRITVQDLKKKMEMKKSSKKAGSPEYERVSRQLQAVEEAILQLLTTNNQLKKDAEESSTSPDNCTSAGLDEGGNVLETTVTEEAQRGSEKLRRLQFEVQSIQDVLLKLDERFLESGTGVLLKDLIYTSKSGRGKKTKKKKTCFCGCARPSTGD; encoded by the exons ATGGCTACTTCGTTACATTCCGAGTCGAGGCGTTTGTATTCTTGGTGGTGGGATAGCCACATTAGCCCAAAGAATTCAAAATGGCTTCAGGATAATCTTAATG ATATGGATAGCAAAGTCAAAGCAATGATCAAGCTCATTGAGGAAGATGCAGATTCTTTCGCTAGGAGAGCAGAAATGTACTACAAGAAACGTCCAGAGCTTATGAAATTGGTTGAGGAGTTTTATAGAGCTTATCGTGCACTAGCAGAGAGGTACGATCATGCAACTGTGGAGCTCCGCCAGGCTCATCGTACCATGGCTCAAGCATTTCCGGACCAAGTACCATATGTTCTAGCTGATGAATCACCCTCAGGTTCTTCGAATCCTGAAGCTGAGCCTCAGACACCAGCAGTTCTACATGGACCACATCCCATTGGTGTATTGCTTGACAAAGAGGATTTTCATAAAGATGCCTTGGAAGATTCAGACTCTGATGTACTCAAAAGGGGTTTAAAACAGCTTAATGAGATGTTTGGGTCCGGAGTGACaccacaaaattcaaaaattgcaGAAGGAAGGACGAAAAGAGGGTTGAAGGTACATGAAGCAATAGACAGTGGACAAAGTTTGCAAGACAACGCCTCCGACTTATCAATTGAGAAATGGTTTCCGAACATCCAGGATTTCTCTGAGACTGATTGGGCAGTTAAAGCTGAGAATGAAGTTCAAACCATAAAGAAAGCTCTAGCAGAGGTTCATGCTGAAAAGGAAGCTGTCATTTTCCACTATCAGCAGACTTTGAAGAAGTTATCGGGCCTTGAGAGGGAACTTAATCATGCACAAAATGATGCTGGAGGACTTGATGAACGAGCAAACAGAgctgaaattgaaattaaaatacTGAAGGAAGCACTTTCTAAACTAGAAGTAGAGAGGGATGCTGCTTTCCTTCAGTACAATCAATCTTTAGAAAAAATATCGAGTCTAGAGACTATGATATCTGCGGTCCAAGAGAGTACAAAAGGACTTAATGAGCGAGCTATGAAGGCAGAAGTAGAAGCTGAAACTCTTAAGCAAGAACTTTCTAGATTGGAGGCTGAGAAGGAAACTGATTTTCTCAAGTATGAGCAATGTCTTGAGATGGTGTCTCTTTTGCAGATCAGAATCTCACTTGCTGAGGAAAATGCTGGAATGCTGAATGAGCAAACTGAAAGGGCAGAAACCGAGAGTAAGGTACTGAAGCAGGCCCTTTCCGAActgaataaagaaaaagaagccgCAGCTCTTCGATATGAGCAGTGCTTAGAGAAAATAAGTAAGATGGAGACTGAAATTTCTCATGCGCAAGAGGATGCCAGACGAATGAACAATGAAATTCTAATGGGAGCTGCAAAACTAAAAGATGTGGAAGAGCACTGTGCTGTCTTGGATAGATCAAAGCAATCTCTTCAGGAAGAGGCAGAGAACTTGGCTCAAAAAATAGCAATGAAGGATCAAGAATGTCTTAAGAAGCAAAATGAAATGGAGAAGCTTCAGATTTCACTGCAAAATGAGCACTCGCGTTTTCAAGAAGTTGAAGCCACACTCCAAACTTTACAGAAGTTGCATTCTCAATCTCAAGAAGAGCAGAAAGCTCTGACATCAGAGCTTCAAAATAAGTTGCAAATGTTGAAAGATTTGGAGACGTGCAACCATGATCTGCAAGAAGACTTACAGCGCATCAAGGAAGAAAACCAGAGCCTGAATGAATTGAAGAGTTCTTCCTCGTATTCAATAATGAATATGCAAAGTGAAATTTCTAGCTGGAAGGAGATAAAAGAGAAACTGGAAGAGGAGGTTGCACTACAAGTGGAGCAAAGTAATGCCCTTCAACAAGAGATTTACCATGTAAAGGAGGAACTTGGTATCTTGAACCTAAGGTACCAGTCTCTAATGCAACAAGTGCAAGCAGTGGGGTTGAGTCCTGAATGCCTCGGGTCATCTGTGAAAAACTTGCAAAAGGAGAACTCAGAGCTTAGAGAAGCATGCAGAAAGGACAGTGATGAGAAGCAAGCTCTATATGACAAGGTGAGCGACAGGGACATAATCTTAGAGAAGAACACTATTCTGAAGTGCTCAGTGTCGGAATTGAATGCCATGTTGGAAGGATCAAGGGAAAAGGTCAGGGAATTGCAAGAATCCTGCCAGTTTCTCCAGGGAGAAAAATATAGTCTTGTAGCTGAGAAAGTCATCATACTCGGTCAGTTACAGATTATGGCTAAGAATATGCAGAAAATCTTTGAGAAAAATGCCTCGCTGGAGAGCTCCCTATCTGCGGCCAATGCCCAGCTTGATAATTTGAGGGTAAAGTCAAAAGGCTTGGAGGACTTCTGCCAGTTACTCCAAAATGAGAAATCCAATCTTCTTCAAGAAAGAGGCTCACTGGTTACACAGCTGGAAAATGTTGAAAAGAGATTGGGAAACCTGGAAAAGAGGTTTGCTAAACTAGAAGATAAATATGTTGATATGGAAAAGGAGAAAGTATCCACCCTTTCCCAAGTGGAGCAACTACAGGCTTCCTTTAGTGTGGAGCAAAACCAGCGTGCATGCTATATGCAGTCAAGTGAGTCCCGTTTCGCATATCTGGAAAATCATGTCCATCTGttgcaagaagaaagaaagtcaAGGAAGGAATACTTTGAAGAAGAACTGGAGAAAGCAGTGAATGCTCAGGTTGAAATTTTCATCTTGCAGAAATTCATTGAACATTTGGAAGGAAAGAACTTCTCTCTATTGATTGAATGTCAGAAACATATTGAGGCATCCAAAttatcaaataaattgatatcaGAGCTAGAGAGCGAAAATCTTGAACAGCAGGTGGAATTAGAATTCTTGTCAGATGAAATTGAAAAGCTAAGAATGGCCATCCATCAGGTGTTCAGGGCTCTCCAATATGATGTAGTTCATGAACAGGAAGATAAGATTGAACTTGAGCAAATCTCCCTCCCTCATTTTTTGAATAGTATTGAGGGCCTGAAATATTCGCTATTGAGCTATGACGACGAGAAGCAGCAGCTGCTGGTTGAGAATTCATTGCTCTTAGCTATCCTGGGAGAATTGAAATTGGAGAGTGTTGAACTTCAGTCAGAGAAGAAAAATCTTGAAGGGGAGTTTGAGTTCATCACAGAGCAGCATGGGTCGCTCCAAAAAGATAAACATGAGCTTCTGGAGATCAACAGGAAGTTAAGACTGAAAGTGAGCAAGGGTgaagaaaaggaggaagaaTCAAAGGCCAAATTAGAAATTATAAAAGCAGAAAATCAACATCTGAATGAAACAGTTGAGAAGTTGCACAAGGAGCTGCATAATGTCACAGATTTAAGTGATCAACTGAACCATCAAATTTTAGTGAGCGAGGATTTCTTGAAAGAGAAGGCAGTAGAACTTATGGAAGCAGAAAAGAGTCTCAAGTCCACAGTGAACATGAATACAGAATTGTGCGGAACTGTTTATGAACTGAAGAGTGAGTATGAagaatcaaaactaatcaatcAGATTATGGAGAAGAAGCTCCTTGAACTGTCCAAGGATAGTGCCCAtcagaaaaatgaaattgatCACCTTCGTGCATTTAATGAAAATATGGAATATGAAGTGGGGGCATTACATTTGGAAATTAATGAACATAGAACTAGAGAACAGCACTTGAGTTCAGAGCTACAAGAGAGACGCAATGAGTTTGAGCTTTGGGAGGCTGAAGCTGCATCATTTTATTTTGATCTTCAAGCCTCCTCAATTCATGAAGTTCTGCTTGAAGATAAGGTTCATGAGCTTACGGGAGTTTGTGAAAGCCTTCAAAATGAGAGCACCACAAAAAGTGTCGAGGTAGATGAAATGAAAGAAAGAGTTGAGATCTTAGAAAATGAAGTTGGAGGACTGAAGGCCGAGTTGTCTGCTTATGTTCCTGTCATAGCTTCTTTGAGAGATAATATAGCATCTCTAGAGCACAATGCCCTTCTTCGCAGAAAGCTTTGTGCAGCAGAAAATCAAGAGCAAATG GGTGCAGAACTGGCAGATAATGAAATAAGCTGTCAAGAACTCGAAGAGGGTCATGATGCTGTGGTAGCTGGTggaatttcagatttgttgaaGATTCAAGCTACAATTAAAGCAGTTGAGAAGGCAATGATAGAAGAGATGGACACGCTTGCAATGCAGGAATGCATCGAGACAAACAAGAAGCTGGAAAGTACCATGCAAAAGGCAGAATCTGGTAACCCTTCACATCAAGAAAACAACATTCACTTGGAAGACAGGGGATATGGAAATGAGCTCCAGGAAGTTATTCAGTTACCGAAGACAAAATCTGAAATTTCTGAGGTCAAAAATGGGATTCTGATGAAAGATATCCTTCTTGATCAAGTATCAGATAGTTCATTGTATGGAACAAGTGACAGAGAAACTGGTGCGGGCAATGATCAGATGCTTGATCAATGGGAATCTGTTGAGCGCCATACTTTTGATGCAACAGCGAATGACCTTAAAAAGCAGCGACAGCGGGGCAAACCACCGACAGTGACCAATAAATCCCATCGATATAAAGATGTAATGCAAAGGAATGTGCATCGTTCAACAGAATTACAGGTTGAGAAGGAGCTAGGTGTTGACAAACAAGAGTTTCACACACAAAACAGGGAGCCAAATGAAGAAGGGAAGAAGGGAAAGATCCTGGAGAGACTTGCTTCCGACACTCACAAATTAGCGAGTCTTCGAATAACTGTGCAAGATCTGAAGAAGAAAATGGAGATGAAGAAGAGTAGCAAAAAGGCTGGCAGCCCCGAATATGAAAGAGTAAGTAGACAGTTGCAAGCAGTAGAAGAGGCTATCCTGCAGCTATTAACTACGAACAATCAATTGAAGAAGGATGCTGAAGAAAGTTCTACGTCCCCTGATAACTGCACTTCAGCTGGCTTAGATGAAGGTGGCAATGTTCTTGAAACCACAGTGACAGAAGAAGCTCAGAGAGGATCTGAAAAGTTACGAAGGTTACAGTTTGAGGTGCAGAGCATCCAGGATGTTTTGCTTAAACTGGATGAAAGATTTTTAGAGAGTGGAACTGGTGTGCTACTGAAAGACTTAATTTATACCAGTAAGAGCGGGCGAGGAAAGAagaccaagaagaagaagacttgTTTCTGTGGGTGCGCTAGACCTTCAACCGGCGACTGA
- the LOC120013413 gene encoding uncharacterized protein LOC120013413, with protein sequence MTQSEVVDYSLDDEDDDILDAYMTNLEKNDGSVDVNVGNGHGGNEDGSDGNGDDFSGSDGSDDNVELYDSGDDGRSGAYGIGGDIGSDEDLNLEYESENEDILLYEDDSEDGIRRRRVANPKFNPKVTSEESIFELGMEFTDLKEFKNAVKSYAVDGGYQIQLARNEKTRCQAKCNEGCPWMIWCSQIKGESTFQIKTYVKRHMCNRRLENRQADSTWLSMRLVDKIRGEPKISAADLVTYAKEHMSLAISRTHAYRAKKKALEIIEGKHKEQYGKLRSYMSEVLRTNIGSTCNLLANRDRPEDPAVFKRVYICLAPLKSGFLAGCRPLIGLDGCFLKTIYGGQLLTAVAHDGANGIFPIAWAVVERENGDSWEWFLRKLLLDIGGFDRRR encoded by the coding sequence ATGACTCAGTCTGAGGTTGTTGATTATTCtcttgatgatgaggatgacgaCATCCTTGATGCGTATATGACGAATTTGGAAAAGAATGATGGTTCTGTTGATGTTAACGTAGGCAATGGACATGGAGGGAATGAGGATGGTAGTGATGGCAATGGAGATGATTTCAGTGGTAGTGATGGCAGTGATGACAATGTTGAACTTTATGATAGCGGAGATGATGGTCGCAGTGGTGCTTACGGCATTGGTGGTGATATTGGCAGCGATGAAGACCTCAATTTGGAGTACGAATCAGAGAATGAGGACATCTTGTTGTATGAAGATGATAGTGAAGATGGAATTAGGAGACGTAGGGTAGCAAATCCAAAGTTCAATCCTAAGGTTACTTCAGAAGAGTCGATATTTGAACTTGGAATGGAGTTTACCGATCTAAAAGAGTTTAAGAATGCTGTCAAGAGTTATGCAGTTGATGGTGGCTATCAGATACAATTGGCGAGGAATGAGAAGACAAGGTGCCAAGCAAAGTGCAATGAGGGTTGCCCGTGGATGATATGGTGTTCCCAAATCAAAGGGGAGAGTACTTTTCAAATCAAGACTTATGTTAAAAGACATATGTGTAACAGAAGACTTGAAAACAGACAAGCTGATAGCACGTGGTTATCAATGAGGTTGGTAGACAAGATAAGGGGAGAACCAAAGATAAGTGCTGCAGATTTGGTGACATATGCAAAGGAACACATGTCTCTGGCAATTTCAAGGACACATGCATATAGAGCAAAGAAGAAAGCCCTAGAAATCATTGAAGGGAAGCATAAAGAACAATACGGTAAGCTGAGAAGTTACATGTCTGAGGTTCTAAGGACCAACATTGGTAGCACATGCAACTTACTAGCGAATAGGGATAGACCAGAGGACCCTGCAGTTTTCAAGCGGGTGTATATTTGCTTGGCTCCCTTGAAAAGTGGATTCCTTGCAGGATGTAGGCCTTTAATTGGTCTAGACGGgtgttttttgaaaacaatttatgGTGGTCAATTACTTACTGCAGTGGCACATGACGGCGCTAATGGGATTTTTCCCATAGCATGGGCGGTTGTTGAAAGGGAGAATGGAGATTCATGGGAATGGTTCTTAAGAAAGCTATTACTGGATATTGGAGGGTTTGATAGAAGGAGATAG
- the LOC120013784 gene encoding serine/threonine-protein kinase STY13-like: protein MMDSKTSEDVGVVKAPNELNKPEGSVKSIEKGSGGISNKDMFFRADKIDLKSLDVQLEKHLSRVWSKNIENRPKEEWEIDLAKLDIRYVIAHGTYGTVYRGTYDNQDVAVKLLDWGEDGIATTAETAALRASFRQEVAVWHKLDHPNVTKFVGASMGTSNLKIPSKNDVDSSIPSKACCVVVEYLPGGTLKQYLIRNRRKKLAYKVVVQLALDLSSGLNYLHSKKIVHRDVKTENMLLDAHRTLKIADFGVARVEAQNPRDMTGETGTLGYMAPEVLDGKPYNRRCDVYSFGICLWEIYCCDMPYPDLSFADISSAVVRQNLRPEIPRCCPTSLSNIMRKCWDGNAEKRPEMDEVVRMLEAIDTSKGGGMVTDDQSPGCFCFAPARGP from the exons ATGATGGATTCAAAAACAAGCGAGGATGTTGGGGTTGTTAAGGCTCCGAATGAATTGAATAAGCCAGAGGGTTCTGTGAAATCAATTGAGAAAGGTTCAGGGGGTATCAGTAACAAAGACATGTTTTTTCGAGCTGATAAAATTGATCTCAAAAGCTTGGATGTTCAGCTGGAGAAGCACCTGAGTAGGGTTTGGTCGAAGAACATTGAAAACCGGCCCAAGGAAGAGTGGGAGATTGATTTAGCTAAGTTGGATATAAGGTATGTTATTGCGCACGGGACTTATGGGACGGTTTATCGTGGCACCTATGATAACCAAGATGTTGCAG TGAAGCTGTTGGATTGGGGGGAGGATGGAATTGCCACAACTGCTGAAACCGCTGCTCTCAGGGCATCATTTCGGCAGGAAGTCGCTGTTTGGCACAAGCTTGACCATCCTAATGTCACAAAA TTTGTTGGAGCATCAATGGGAACTTCAAATCTTAAAATTCCTTCAAAGAATGATGTTGACAGCTCCATCCCTTCGAAAGCATGTTGCGTTGTCGTAGAATATCTCCCTGGTGGGACACTGAAACAGTACTTGATAAGAAATAGGCGAAAGAAACTTGCTTATAAAGTTGTGGTCCAACTTGCCTTGGATCTCTCTAGTGG TCTCAACTATTTGCATTCAAAGAAGATTGTGCACCGTGATGTCAAAACTGAAAACATGTTGCTAGATGCTCACAGAACTTTGAAGATTGCTGACTTTGGCGTTGCTCGTGTTGAGGCTCAGAATCCAAGAGACATGACCGGTGAAACTGGTACCCTTGGATATATGGCACCAGAG GTTCTTGATGGTAAGCCGTATAATAGAAGATGCGATGTCTACAGCTTTGGCATATGCTTATGGGAAATTTATTGTTGTGATATGCCTTATCCTGACCTCAGCTTTGCCGATATATCATCTGCTGTTGTTCGACAG AATTTACGGCCAGAGATCCCCAGATGTTGTCCAACTTCTTTGTCGAATATCATGCGAAAGTGCTGGGAtggaaatgcagaaaaacgtcctGAAATGGATGAAGTGGTAAGAATGTTAGAAGCTATTGATACAAGCAAGGGAGGAGGGATGGTAACCGACGACCAGTCCCCGGGTTGTTTCTGCTTTGCTCCAGCTCGCGGACCCTGA
- the LOC120012024 gene encoding protein tesmin/TSO1-like CXC 3: protein MDTPEKTQIGNPLSKFEDSPVFNYINSLSPIKPVKSTHITQSFNSITFASPPSVFTSPHVSSHKESRFLKRHNCLDLPPDLPKPDFSSDNGKKICTSEVVVDAARLYDNSADLHENFKAVVSIGGASVEQSSEHSRFSIKLPSTVKYDCGSPHSNPTPRCGTRTDSASELAGPSASLVPLVQGAFEQGSLECEAGLENMCQTEKRNEGTGCDWESLISEAADLWIFNSPGDTDAFKGLMGRPMDPGTIFHTSLVSHYSRDGLNNAHKMQLVDPVGFSEHQQTEDPSSIIGETVDLKDINQGSHDNDNLDQSMTSDTDINVDNQNVPSLHRGVRRRCLDFETIAAHRKKLGDSSKSSSLLSVSDEMINSKDKHLVPVKPGNDSWRVLPRIGLHLNALAITSKENNSIKHEILPSGSQQLRLSGSTASFQSPTTVQPPVDEPLTSASTERDIVPSENGAQLTEDASVATSYLVSEEFNHISPRKKRRRTEHAGESDACKRCNCKKSKCLKLYCECFAAGVYCIEPCSCQECFNKPIHEDTVLATRKQIESRNPLAFAPKVIKSSESIPEIRDDSNKTPASARHKRGCNCKKSNCLKKYCECFQGGVGCSINCRCEGCKNAFGRNDGSALRAGAEQEEEEETEASEKKGLDKTLQVAESQNDEQQNPSALPTTPLHLSRPLLQLPFSSKSKPPPSVIVSGSTSQFVASTKRYGKPNILRSQPKTEKHCQTIQEDEIPEILQGSCSPSTGIKTASPNKKRVTPPYCDMGSSSSPGLRSGRKLILQSIPSFPSLTPQH from the exons ATGGACACACCAGAGAAGACCCAGATCGGCAATCCTCTCTCTAAATTTGAG GATTCCCCGGTCTTTAATTATATCAACAGTCTTTCTCCTATCAAGCCAGTCAAGTCCACACATATTACCCAGTCGTTCAACTCAATTACATTTGCTTCCCCACCATCTGTTTTCACTTCACCCCACGTCAGTTCTCACAAAGAATCTAGATTCCTGAAAAG GCATAACTGCCTGGATTTACCCCCAGATCTACCCAAACCTGATTTTTCATCTGATAACGGGAAGAAAATATGTACAAGTGAGGTTGTTGTGGATGCAGCTCGGCTTTATGATAATTCAGCTGATTTACATGAAAATTTTAAGGCAGTGGTCTCCATTGGAGGAGCTTCTGTCGAGCAGTCTAGTGAACATTCAAGGTTTTCAATTAAGCTGCCTAGCACTGTAAAGTATGACTGTGGTAGCCCCCACTCTAACCCAACACCTCGTTGTGGTACCAGGACAGATTCTGCATCAGAGTTGGCTGGCCCCTCAGCATCACTTGTACCACTTGTTCAGGGGGCCTTTGAGCAGGGTTCCTTAGAGTGTGAAGCAGGCCTAGAAAATATGTGCCAGACTGAAAAAAGGAATGAAGGGACAGGATGTGACTGGGAGAGTTTGATTTCTGAGGCTGCTGACCTATGGATTTTCAATTCTCCAGGTGATACTGATGCCTTCAAGGGGCTCATGGGAAGACCAATGGATCCTGGAACAATATTTCATACTTCTCTTGTTTCACACTACTCACGGGATGGCCTTAACAATGCACATAAAATGCAACTAGTTGATCCAGTTGGTTTTAGTGAACATCAACAAACAGAAGATCCTTCCTCTATAATTGGAGAAACTGTTGATTTGAAAGATATAAACCAGGGCAGTCACGACAATGATAATCTTGATCAAAGCATGACTAGCGATACAGATATAAATGTTGACAATCAG AATGTTCCTAGTTTGCATCGCGGCGTACGAAGACGCTGCTTAGATTTTGAGACAATAGCTGCTCACCGGAAGAAGCTAGGGGATAGTTCAAAAAGTAGTTCTTTATTATCAGTGTCTGATGAGATGATTAACTCTAAAGATAAGCATCTGGTGCCTGTGAAACCTGGTAATGATTCATGGCGCGTTCTACCCAGAATTGGTTTGCACTTAAATGCGCTTGCAATAACTTCAAAGGAAAACAATAGCATCAAGCATGAAATTTTGCCTTCTGGCAGTCAACAACTTAGATTGTCTGGATCCACTGCCTCATTTCAGTCCCCTACAACAGTTCAACCACCTGTTGATGAACCTTTGACTTCAGCTTCAACTGAAAGAGATATTGTTCCGTCTGAAAATGGTGCTCAGCTTACAGAGGATGCTTCTGTGGCCACCTCATATTTAGTTAGTGAAGAGTTCAATCACATTAGCCCAAGAAAGAAAAG GCGTAGAACAGAACACGCTGGAGAAAGTGATGCTTGCAAGCGTTGTAACTGCAAGAAATCAAAATGTTTGAAACT CTATTGTGAATGCTTCGCTGCTGGTGTCTACTGTATAGAGCCATGTTCATGTCAAGAATGCTTCAACAAACCTATCCATGAGGACACTGTTCTTGCTACTCGCAAACAGATTGAGTCTCGCAATCCACTTGCATTTGCTCCCAAAGTTATTAAGAGTTCAGAAAGTATTCCCGAAATAAGG GATGACTCAAACAAAACACCAGCTTCGGCACGACATAAAAGAGGATGCAACTGCAAAAAATCAAATTGCCTAAAGAAATACTGCGAATGCTTCCAG GGTGGGGTTGGATGCTCCATTAACTGCAGATGTGAAGGGTGCAAGAATGCATTTGGTCGAAACGATG GTTCTGCTCTCAGGGCAGGGgctgaacaagaagaagaagaagagactgAAGCATCTGAAAAGAAAGGACTGGATAAAACTTTACAGGTTGCGGAGAGTCAGAATGATGAGCAGCAGAATCCCTCTGCTCTTCCTACCACACCGTTGCACCTTAGCAG ACCTTTGCTTCAGCTACCATTTTCATCGAAGAGCAAACCACCACCATCCGTTATTGTTAGCGGATCAACTTCTCAATTCGTTGCTAGTACCAAAAGATATGGAAAACCTAATATTCTTCGATCTCAACCGAAGACAGAAAAACATTGCCAAACGATTCAAGAAGATGAAATCCCCGAGATTCTGCAAGGCAGCTGTTCCCCCAGCACCGGCATCAAGACTGCTTCTCCTAATAAGAAAAGAGTCACTCCTCCTTACTGCGACATGGGTTCCTCCTCCTCGCCTGGTCTAAGGAGTGGCCGGAAGTTGATATTGCAATCAATACCTTCATTTCCTTCTCTCACTCCCCAGCACTGA